A region of the Litchfieldia alkalitelluris genome:
TCCTAGTAGGGTCGTTTTTTTATTTTTAAAAACTGGAAAAAAATGTACTCAGGTTTTCGATAACATAGTAAAATCATTGTAATTAGAAAACTTAACTAGGAGAGTGAATCTATGAATATCCGTACAGTTTTACAGCCTTTCCTGAACGGGAAAGCCCACTCCTTTAGGCGTGGGATGAAAGTGAAGTCGAATACGGAGTGCCACTGGTAAACCGAAGGTTTGTGGTGCTTCAAGTATTTGAAAGATTAGTTCCCTTTTTTGGGTCTTTTGTTGCAGTATAAACAATAAACTGATACGATGATAGTATGAATAATTATAGAATTACAAACACAACTATTTCATTAATTAACTACCATTTTGTATTTTGTCCCAGATATAGAAGGAAAATATTCCTACAAAACACTGTAGAAGAACGTTTTAAAGAGTTGGTGCGAGAAGTTTGTACTGAACTGGAGATCGGCATTGTTGCATTAGAATGCGATAAAGACCATACCCACATGTTCCTGAACGCCCTACCAACACTAAGTCCTGCTGATATTATGGCTAAAATAAAAGGGGTGACTTCGAAAAAGTTAAGAGAGGAATTCTCTCATCTTCAACATTTGCCTAGCTTGTGGACACGTTCGTACTTTGTATCTACCACAGGAAACGTATCGAGCGAAACAATCAAACAATACGTTGAAAATCAAAAAAAACGACAATAGTAAGGAGTAGAATCCTATGACAAGAAAGAACATACCAACCTATACAATTGAGTTCCCTTTGCGTATACCTATTTGGCAACAGGACCGTTTAGAGAAAAAGTTAAAGATTGCTAGGTTAGTCTACAATTCTTGTCTAGGTGAAGCCCTTAAAAGACACAAAGCTGTAAAGGCAAACAAAAACTATCGCATCCTAATCAATGAACCCAAGTCAAAAATTCGCGATAAGCAGTTAAGTGAATTAAGGTTAACCTTCGGTTTTTCTGAATATGGAATGCATCATTTTGTAAAGTCTGTTCAACAAAAATTCAAAGAGAACATTGGTAGCTTAGAAGCACAAAAAATTGCCACTAGGGCTTTTGAAGCCGTTGAGAAACTGCATTTTGGAAAAGCTAAAAGAGTGCATT
Encoded here:
- the tnpA gene encoding IS200/IS605 family transposase; its protein translation is MNNYRITNTTISLINYHFVFCPRYRRKIFLQNTVEERFKELVREVCTELEIGIVALECDKDHTHMFLNALPTLSPADIMAKIKGVTSKKLREEFSHLQHLPSLWTRSYFVSTTGNVSSETIKQYVENQKKRQ